The following nucleotide sequence is from Primulina huaijiensis isolate GDHJ02 unplaced genomic scaffold, ASM1229523v2 scaffold11795, whole genome shotgun sequence.
TTGGCTGAGCATTTTGTTTATTTCTTTCTAATTTATCCCTTCATCATCTTtggtaaaacaagtaaaaagaaaaattaaatacgaactcaataaaagtaaaatatatatgGTTGCCACCTTTCAATTCCATATATAGCTTAACTACTTGCATGCATGAACAAGAGACCAATGTACTTTCGCAGGTCCTACCTCTACTtcacagcaaaatgatatatataaaatacacAGATCAATTTAAACAAATAACACAAGTGGAAAAAGTCTTGCATTCCATCATGCCTCGTTCCTGTTCTGCCGCTGCGCGATGGACCTCAAGTTATCGTACATATCCGAGCAAGCAAGAGAAAAATCGGACAGTGCCTGAAAAAGTGCAGGCAGTTGGCTTTTCAGACTATTCAGAGACTTCTGTCTAACTTGAACACAATGCTTCAAGTAAGCTTCCTCTTCGTTTTCTAATTTATGTTCCGCCGATTCCACAATTAACTTACGTTCAGCATAGAGATCTTTGTCCTGCGTCCTGTCCGGATCCATTTCATCCGGGGGTGTTCTCTTCTGCATGTACTTGTTATACCAATTCTCAAAATCCTGCTTCTTTCTTACAAGGTCTTTCCTAGAATCTGCACATCTTTTCCGAAAATCCATCTCATCTTTTTGGTATAGCCATATGGTTTCCATCGTGGCAGCAAAATTCATAATGGCGGCTTTTGCCGCTTGGTCATGAAGTTTATTGAGATAACCGTTCCACGTTTGGACAAGCTTCAGAATCGGTGGATTTTGATATCGACCAGGAGAAGAGACTTTCTCATTCAAGTTTGTGTCGATGGGGATAAGGTTTAGTTTCAACCAACTGTCGATAGCTTTAATGTATTCTCTTTGTTGGGTCATCAATTCGTCGATATTTGAATGCCACTCTCGAATAACACCTACTAACTCGTGTGTCCGCTCAAAGTGGTGGTCACTAGTTTCTTTAGGAGATTGAGAGTCACCAAGCAATCTTAAAGCTTGTACAATCTCGGATTTCCTTTCATGCTGTGATCTCATCGTCTCCCACATTGCTGCCATCCTGGTAATTCactcaaaataaaaagaaatatacgATTCAAAACAAGtaaatggaaaattttaattttctgatAGTAGTCCATTAGCAACTCACCCATCAACAAGGGCGACGAGTTTGGGATAGAGCTGTTCATCACGTAAGCGATTAATTTCGGAGACAGTGGAGTCCATGGATTGCATGTCAACAATGTATCTTGTGTGCAGATGGCTGACAGCTGCTTTCATTCTCTCTAATGCTTCCAAGTTCGAACCATGTTGCTTCAGCTTGTTTAGCCGCTTAACCTTTTTCTGATATTCGAGTTTCATCTGCTCACCTGCCTGTTAAGAATAACAGACAATAGAAGTGTTATCAAACGCAGATGATTGTGTGTTGGGAAAGGCCATAGCATGAGGTAAAATCTTGTAACAGATAGGACCAAGGTATTAATTATTAGTTCCAATACATATTTCAGCAGTATTATTCTTATAAATTTTGAGGGTgtacaaaatatttgtttccgATTTAGGAAAATCATGGAAATTTACAAATATATGACCATAACAAAAGTCTctaaaaaattgataatatttGCGATTAGCGATGTATCTTGTAAACATTTTGTAATCATATAAACCACTATCTGTTTTAGTAATAGTGAAACAACGTAAGTTATTGTCATCTGTTTGTTCTTCTATAACATGTCaaagaatattttgaaaaagAGTTCGAAAGTTGAATTTCGTTTCAGTAGGTCAAGAAACACAAAAATAGGAATTTCgaagaaaatttaaaacaatGTGATGAAATTTCGGTTGGAATTTccaagaaaatttaaaagaatgGGCCTGAACTTATAACTAAGCATATGGGTGGATTAGGAATGATCTTTAGAAGAGGACACAGTTAAACTAGAGATACAACGGACTATACCTTCACTTCATCATAAAGCTTTTTCTCCCATGCCAGCATTTTGTCCAAAACTGTCGCATGTGTTTCTTGCTCTTCTGAATCAAAATCATCTGTACCATCATTTTCGTTGGGCAAACCTTTGAATGACCTATTCCATGTGATGACACGCATGACCCTCTCCGAATGATTAATATGACCTGCTACGCAAGGAT
It contains:
- the LOC140965694 gene encoding nitrate regulatory gene2 protein-like isoform X2, which encodes MGCAESKIENEEAVLRCRDRKQFMKQAVIARNKFAAAHSAHAVSLKNSGAALSDFAHGEVVFPSSAAVDPSTASSSGASATPHPIPYDNFLVPPPPLPPSFSTAAPLQRASTMPEFSIPLPENKHSDPIIEEVNDEEDDKESESSHSLRQRSSKSGRRGVLSSPEVIAGEVMHQPLEHERHEQQQQPIPPPDNKGMSRWDYFFSMEHVPGPTLAEVEENHVAREEIERKMVNESAKRSEMDRGKKGETVDVMEKVSELPPHLPPPEEALTTTKVVKKGKQVVLPPGKKNSGGSNLNLVQIFADMDDCFLKASESAQEVSRMLEATRLHYHSNFADKRGHINHSERVMRVITWNRSFKGLPNENDGTDDFDSEEQETHATVLDKMLAWEKKLYDEVKAGEQMKLEYQKKVKRLNKLKQHGSNLEALERMKAAVSHLHTRYIVDMQSMDSTVSEINRLRDEQLYPKLVALVDGMAAMWETMRSQHERKSEIVQALRLLGDSQSPKETSDHHFERTHELVGVIREWHSNIDELMTQQREYIKAIDSWLKLNLIPIDTNLNEKVSSPGRYQNPPILKLVQTWNGYLNKLHDQAAKAAIMNFAATMETIWLYQKDEMDFRKRCADSRKDLVRKKQDFENWYNKYMQKRTPPDEMDPDRTQDKDLYAERKLIVESAEHKLENEEEAYLKHCVQVRQKSLNSLKSQLPALFQALSDFSLACSDMYDNLRSIAQRQNRNEA
- the LOC140965694 gene encoding nitrate regulatory gene2 protein-like isoform X1 produces the protein MGCAESKIENEEAVLRCRDRKQFMKQAVIARNKFAAAHSAHAVSLKNSGAALSDFAHGEVVFPSSAAVDPSTASSSGASATPHPIPYDNFLVPPPPLPPSFSTAAPLQRASTMPEFSIPLPENKHSDPIIEEVNDEEDDKESESSHSLRQRSSKSGRRGVLSSPEVIAGEVMHQPLEHERHEQQQQPIPPPDNKGMSRWDYFFSMEHVPGPTLAEVEENHVAREEIERKMVNESAKRSEMDRGKKGETVDVMEKVSELPPHLPPPEEALTTTKVVKKGKQVVLPPGKKNSGGSNLNLVQIFADMDDCFLKASESAQEVSRMLEATRLHYHSNFADKRAGHINHSERVMRVITWNRSFKGLPNENDGTDDFDSEEQETHATVLDKMLAWEKKLYDEVKAGEQMKLEYQKKVKRLNKLKQHGSNLEALERMKAAVSHLHTRYIVDMQSMDSTVSEINRLRDEQLYPKLVALVDGMAAMWETMRSQHERKSEIVQALRLLGDSQSPKETSDHHFERTHELVGVIREWHSNIDELMTQQREYIKAIDSWLKLNLIPIDTNLNEKVSSPGRYQNPPILKLVQTWNGYLNKLHDQAAKAAIMNFAATMETIWLYQKDEMDFRKRCADSRKDLVRKKQDFENWYNKYMQKRTPPDEMDPDRTQDKDLYAERKLIVESAEHKLENEEEAYLKHCVQVRQKSLNSLKSQLPALFQALSDFSLACSDMYDNLRSIAQRQNRNEA